One segment of Spiroplasma cantharicola DNA contains the following:
- the thrS gene encoding threonine--tRNA ligase — MKITLLDGNIINYDQPKSVLEVAQEISKSLGKKCVGAVINDKEVVPNTALIDRDCKLQLITERHELYESVINYTAKVIVGLALKEIFPEGSLYPEEEGYNKLEFFSYFDCDQKLTLENIKKVEELSNKYISLALDIEFKGNTFTEKDYINMMNKMNVKEKYTMGMVDLNKKRYIKFPISAIKDVLFYSRFATLNKTSDLFKIQLNEVTAFQIREDKFVYKIHGLTATTEKAFLEKQQKIEEIKENDHKHIAKILEIYHLDPLIGQGLPIWLPNGTILKQEIKKYLMQKEFEYDFIQIETPVIGTSELYKTSGHWDHYRDDMFAPMLLPKEEMVLKPMSCPHHIAVYKYKQRSYRDLPLRFAEHALQHRYESSGSLTGLERVRAMELTDSHIFVTPQQVKEEFVRCFNLITEVLLTFDIKVDYLSLSLRDPKDKEKYFNDEKMWNHAETELENVLNELKIDYKKMIGEAAFYGPKLDIQAKTALGHEITVSTIQLDFLLPQRFDISYINSDGELEKPIMIHRGLVGTYERFISVLLEQTKGVLPLWCSPLQVEIIPVNIANKDYAEKVRDAFKAKLIRSKIDLRDERLSYKIRDSQVRKIPYQLVLGEKESENETVTFRKYGSEQQTTVSLKEFIKMIEGKIIDKE; from the coding sequence ATGAAAATAACACTGCTAGATGGCAACATTATAAATTATGATCAACCAAAATCTGTTCTTGAAGTAGCTCAAGAAATTTCTAAGTCACTTGGTAAGAAGTGCGTAGGTGCTGTTATTAATGATAAAGAAGTTGTACCAAATACTGCTCTTATTGATAGAGATTGTAAATTGCAACTAATAACTGAAAGACATGAATTATATGAATCTGTTATAAACTATACTGCAAAGGTAATAGTGGGCTTAGCTCTTAAAGAAATTTTTCCTGAAGGTAGCCTTTATCCAGAAGAAGAAGGTTATAATAAATTAGAGTTTTTTAGTTATTTTGATTGTGATCAAAAGTTAACTTTAGAAAATATCAAAAAAGTTGAAGAATTATCAAACAAATATATTTCATTAGCTCTTGATATAGAGTTTAAAGGAAATACTTTTACTGAAAAAGATTATATTAATATGATGAACAAAATGAATGTAAAAGAGAAATATACAATGGGTATGGTGGATTTAAACAAAAAAAGATATATTAAATTCCCAATTTCTGCTATAAAAGATGTTTTATTTTACTCAAGATTTGCAACTTTAAATAAAACAAGTGACTTATTTAAAATTCAATTAAATGAAGTTACAGCATTTCAAATTAGAGAAGATAAGTTTGTTTATAAAATTCATGGTTTAACTGCAACTACTGAAAAAGCTTTTTTAGAAAAACAACAAAAAATTGAAGAAATTAAGGAAAATGATCATAAACATATTGCCAAAATTTTAGAAATTTATCATTTAGACCCCTTAATTGGTCAAGGATTACCAATTTGATTGCCAAATGGGACTATTTTAAAGCAAGAAATTAAAAAATATTTAATGCAAAAAGAATTTGAATATGATTTTATTCAAATTGAAACTCCAGTTATTGGTACAAGTGAACTTTATAAAACATCTGGACATTGAGACCATTATCGTGATGACATGTTTGCACCAATGTTGCTTCCAAAAGAAGAAATGGTTTTAAAACCAATGAGTTGTCCGCATCATATTGCAGTATATAAATACAAACAAAGAAGTTATAGAGATTTACCATTAAGATTTGCAGAACATGCTCTACAACATAGGTATGAGTCATCAGGTAGTTTAACAGGACTTGAAAGAGTTAGAGCAATGGAATTAACTGATTCACATATTTTTGTTACTCCTCAACAAGTAAAAGAAGAATTTGTAAGATGTTTTAATCTAATCACAGAAGTATTACTAACTTTTGATATTAAAGTAGATTATTTATCTTTATCTTTAAGAGATCCAAAAGATAAAGAAAAATATTTTAATGATGAAAAAATGTGAAATCATGCTGAAACAGAATTGGAAAATGTTTTAAATGAACTAAAAATTGATTATAAAAAAATGATAGGTGAAGCTGCCTTTTATGGTCCAAAATTAGATATTCAAGCAAAAACTGCTTTAGGTCATGAAATTACTGTTTCAACAATACAATTAGACTTTTTACTACCACAAAGATTTGATATAAGTTATATTAACAGTGATGGAGAACTTGAAAAACCAATTATGATTCATAGAGGTCTTGTAGGAACTTATGAACGTTTTATCTCAGTTCTTTTAGAGCAAACAAAGGGAGTATTACCTTTATGATGTTCACCTTTACAAGTTGAAATAATACCAGTAAATATTGCAAACAAAGATTATGCAGAAAAAGTAAGAGATGCATTTAAAGCAAAATTAATTAGATCAAAAATTGATTTAAGAGATGAAAGATTAAGTTATAAAATTCGTGATTCACAAGTAAGAAAAATTCCGTATCAATTAGTTCTGGGAGAAAAAGAATCAGAAAATGAAACAGTAACTTTTAGAAAATATGGTTCTGAACAACAAACTACAGTATCATTAAAAGAGTTTATTAAAATGATTGAAGGTAAGATTATAGATAAAGAATAG
- a CDS encoding formate/nitrite transporter family protein: MNKNNRNIEEEIKILKEQDYGILDAQHSFMIDGTLGGFKAAIHKLHYTFIKQILLGIMSGVIIGFGYVACVIAMVSLEGTDFAKVGTLLLGFLFPGCIILITFLGGGLFTSHVFSTIPVLKGCASKRSYLKGIFGVLLGNFLGTFIFVAIFAGAGGLLNSNQPFLLKTFDMTIHKLYLVANDLTNGNSIKTVSIFATIGIGICSGILCNMMVCSTLPLTSSTKNSATIVLLLIFPIAFFAIGGFQHGPANSFFLWMLLFEVIFSPELTLKSGLTPQFSQVLLFIALSTIPTLIGNWISGALLLPGILYYINKEYVSILFKKIKLEYLEGKTVSFKDKADKQIKRIDKKIKLQEAENDSKDNK, translated from the coding sequence ATGAATAAGAATAATAGAAATATAGAAGAAGAAATAAAAATTCTAAAAGAACAAGATTATGGTATATTAGATGCTCAACACTCATTTATGATTGATGGTACGCTTGGAGGATTCAAAGCAGCTATTCATAAATTGCACTATACTTTTATAAAACAAATTCTTTTAGGAATTATGAGTGGAGTAATAATTGGCTTTGGTTATGTAGCGTGTGTTATAGCAATGGTTTCTTTAGAAGGAACCGATTTTGCAAAGGTTGGAACTCTTTTATTAGGATTTCTTTTTCCGGGTTGCATTATTTTAATTACTTTCCTTGGCGGGGGATTATTCACAAGTCACGTCTTTAGTACGATTCCAGTTTTAAAGGGTTGTGCTAGTAAAAGGTCCTATTTAAAAGGAATTTTTGGAGTCCTTTTAGGAAACTTTTTGGGTACTTTTATATTTGTAGCAATTTTTGCTGGAGCTGGAGGTTTGCTTAATAGTAATCAGCCATTTTTACTTAAAACCTTTGATATGACTATTCATAAGTTATATTTAGTTGCAAATGATTTAACTAATGGTAATTCTATTAAAACAGTAAGTATTTTTGCAACTATAGGAATAGGAATTTGTTCAGGAATCTTATGTAATATGATGGTTTGTTCAACTTTGCCTTTAACAAGCTCAACAAAAAATTCAGCAACAATAGTTTTATTATTAATTTTCCCAATTGCATTTTTTGCAATTGGAGGATTCCAACATGGTCCTGCAAATTCATTTTTCTTATGAATGTTATTATTTGAAGTAATTTTTAGTCCAGAATTAACTTTAAAAAGTGGATTAACACCACAGTTTTCTCAAGTTTTATTGTTTATTGCTTTAAGTACTATTCCAACATTAATTGGTAATTGAATATCAGGAGCATTATTATTGCCAGGTATTTTATATTATATTAATAAAGAATATGTTTCAATTTTATTTAAAAAAATTAAATTAGAATATTTAGAAGGTAAAACTGTTAGTTTTAAAGATAAAGCAGATAAGCAAATAAAAAGAATTGATAAAAAAATTAAACTACAAGAAGCTGAAAATGATTCAAAAGATAATAAATAA
- a CDS encoding YfcC family protein — protein MKKKRKFKVPTSFTILFFVLVTIMIVSWILHYSGIKVENEKIKAIGIIDLFVSIFQGFNDKVEIIVFVMSIGAFIFIVMKSKSLDALTQKIAWKFKDKTIWAIPIIVVFLSFCGSAYGMAEEALGFHMIVIPLMLVAGFDVFTATITVLLGGGIGPMLATFDPFLIFTASAAANSSQAGISEPTDGLAFRIIAWFLVTGFTSAYIMFYARRVKRNPSLSYTFSTLEEDKKFFLKEQINEVPLTKKRISICVIFLLMFLLMIAYLFPWDTLIGKNIFENAGIWVQENMPFFTSLVPGFGHGDMYVVAGFFLIGSLIVSILNWEGEETFVEDLLTGSKDMIGVAFIISIAGAITYLLSETGIKSLMLSSINGSNSNAMNPFAFIVITFLLFIPLSFALPSTSGFSTAIFPVWGPLANSVTIGSTSITMVSGSITAFAFANGMANMVSPASGIVVGAAQIGRTSYGTIMKGTWKFHLSLLGINIALLLIGTGLNYTGSHIF, from the coding sequence ATGAAAAAAAAGAGGAAATTTAAAGTTCCTACATCTTTTACAATACTTTTCTTTGTATTGGTAACAATAATGATAGTGTCATGAATTTTACACTATTCAGGTATTAAAGTTGAAAATGAAAAAATTAAAGCTATTGGTATTATCGATTTATTTGTGTCTATTTTTCAAGGATTTAATGATAAGGTTGAAATTATAGTTTTTGTTATGTCTATTGGTGCTTTTATTTTTATTGTAATGAAATCTAAATCTTTAGATGCTTTAACTCAAAAAATTGCATGAAAGTTTAAAGATAAAACAATATGAGCTATTCCTATTATTGTAGTATTTTTAAGTTTTTGTGGTTCAGCATATGGTATGGCTGAAGAAGCTTTAGGGTTTCATATGATAGTTATTCCACTTATGCTTGTTGCAGGATTTGATGTTTTTACAGCAACAATTACTGTACTTCTTGGTGGAGGAATTGGGCCAATGTTAGCAACATTTGATCCTTTTCTAATTTTTACAGCTTCAGCTGCTGCTAATTCAAGTCAGGCTGGTATTTCTGAACCAACTGATGGATTAGCTTTTAGAATAATTGCTTGATTTTTAGTCACTGGGTTTACATCAGCATATATTATGTTTTATGCAAGAAGAGTTAAAAGAAATCCCAGTTTGTCTTATACTTTTTCAACATTAGAAGAAGATAAAAAATTTTTCTTAAAAGAACAAATAAATGAAGTACCTTTAACAAAAAAAAGAATTTCGATATGTGTAATATTTTTATTAATGTTTCTCTTAATGATTGCTTATTTATTTCCTTGAGATACATTAATAGGAAAAAATATATTCGAAAATGCGGGTATTTGAGTACAAGAAAATATGCCATTCTTTACATCATTAGTTCCTGGATTTGGACATGGTGATATGTATGTTGTTGCTGGATTTTTCTTAATTGGGTCGTTAATTGTTTCAATTTTAAATTGAGAAGGAGAAGAGACATTTGTTGAGGATTTACTTACTGGATCAAAAGATATGATAGGAGTTGCTTTTATTATTTCAATAGCTGGAGCAATTACTTATTTATTGAGTGAAACAGGAATTAAATCATTGATGCTTAGTTCCATAAATGGTTCAAATAGTAATGCAATGAATCCATTTGCATTTATAGTAATAACTTTCTTATTATTTATTCCATTGTCATTTGCATTACCTTCAACTTCAGGGTTCTCAACAGCCATCTTTCCAGTATGAGGACCTCTTGCAAATTCAGTTACAATTGGTTCTACTTCTATTACTATGGTTTCAGGAAGTATTACAGCATTTGCATTTGCAAATGGTATGGCAAATATGGTATCACCAGCATCAGGAATTGTTGTTGGAGCAGCACAAATTGGTAGAACAAGTTATGGTACAATAATGAAAGGTACGTGAAAGTTCCATTTATCATTATTAGGTATTAATATTGCATTACTATTAATAGGAACTGGACTGAATTATACAGGTTCTCACATTTTTTAA
- a CDS encoding ABC transporter ATP-binding protein, whose protein sequence is MKKKKFISDKAFSKKKFIDSFKMIGECIKRNPATFTGYIVFTIIDAIFYSSMTIVVSQMTKNIINNGEQANQFLWFSMSWVSWAYVGLGLLILIVIFDYLTNIYSAYFSKKVEIYLRVKALKKLVEVDISYYSKNQLGLIMSRVINDSQGAGDSFNDFLLNLLFTTVSFIAMMVFMFILDVNLALIVLMIFIVLVIIIWVLFIYYRRAIIESVDVKQSIDADITDRLINIRAIKANAAENRETKRNMRLHDKYDRKLSKVIWLQSLLSFFSYTFAWSLPIITIIAAIGLYKNSMDPSELSHLLVAFTSATNNILYSLLTLPMWMRGLTKLSNCIMRLNYIYDTNSLLNFVDQPEKVGDIEKITFDRVTFNYPESPTKKILPEINLTFEKNKSYAFVGETGVGKSTIAKLLLRFYDVTTGQILINGKNIKLLNPNDYLDKVGYVEQEPQILYGTVMENLKYPFFDKTDEQAIEAAKKAKIHNYIKKLPMGYDTILGERGFMLSGGQKQRLVIARIFLKDPQLLILDEATSALDNVIEKEIQSELDKLMIGRTTVVIAHRLSTIKNVNEIIVLDKNGVSQRGTFNELKEKEGRFKKLYTLGLMK, encoded by the coding sequence ATGAAAAAAAAGAAATTTATAAGTGATAAAGCATTTTCAAAAAAGAAATTTATAGACTCTTTCAAAATGATTGGTGAGTGTATAAAAAGAAATCCTGCTACTTTTACAGGATATATAGTTTTTACAATTATTGATGCAATTTTTTATTCATCAATGACAATTGTTGTTAGTCAAATGACAAAAAATATTATTAACAATGGTGAACAAGCAAATCAATTTTTATGATTTTCAATGAGTTGAGTTAGCTGAGCATATGTTGGTTTAGGACTATTAATATTAATTGTAATTTTTGATTATCTGACAAATATTTATTCTGCATATTTTTCTAAAAAAGTTGAAATTTATTTAAGAGTAAAAGCTTTAAAAAAACTTGTTGAAGTTGATATTAGTTACTATTCAAAAAACCAATTAGGTTTAATTATGTCAAGAGTAATTAATGACAGTCAAGGGGCAGGAGATTCATTCAATGATTTCTTGTTAAATTTATTATTTACAACTGTTAGTTTTATAGCAATGATGGTATTTATGTTTATCTTAGACGTTAATCTTGCTTTGATTGTCTTAATGATTTTTATTGTTTTAGTAATAATAATTTGAGTTTTATTTATTTATTATCGAAGAGCAATTATCGAATCAGTTGATGTTAAACAATCAATTGATGCAGATATTACTGACAGATTAATTAACATTAGAGCAATTAAAGCAAATGCAGCAGAAAATAGAGAAACTAAAAGAAACATGAGATTGCATGATAAATATGATAGAAAATTAAGTAAAGTAATTTGACTTCAATCTTTATTATCATTTTTCTCTTATACTTTTGCTTGGTCTCTACCAATTATTACAATAATTGCTGCAATTGGACTTTATAAAAACTCTATGGATCCAAGCGAGTTATCACATTTGCTTGTAGCTTTTACATCAGCTACTAATAATATTTTGTATTCTTTATTAACATTACCAATGTGAATGAGAGGACTTACAAAACTGTCTAATTGTATTATGAGATTAAATTACATTTATGATACAAATTCATTGTTAAATTTTGTAGATCAACCTGAAAAAGTAGGAGATATTGAAAAAATAACTTTTGATAGAGTTACATTTAATTATCCAGAATCACCAACAAAAAAAATATTGCCTGAAATAAATTTAACTTTTGAAAAAAACAAAAGTTATGCTTTTGTAGGCGAAACAGGTGTTGGTAAGTCAACTATTGCTAAATTATTATTAAGATTTTATGATGTTACTACAGGTCAAATATTAATTAATGGTAAAAATATTAAGCTATTAAACCCAAATGATTATCTAGATAAAGTAGGTTATGTTGAGCAAGAACCTCAAATTCTTTATGGAACTGTGATGGAAAACCTGAAGTATCCTTTCTTTGACAAGACTGATGAACAAGCAATTGAGGCTGCAAAAAAAGCAAAAATCCACAATTACATAAAAAAACTACCAATGGGTTATGATACAATTTTAGGAGAACGAGGTTTTATGTTAAGCGGAGGGCAAAAACAGCGTTTAGTAATTGCAAGAATCTTTTTAAAAGATCCTCAATTGCTAATTCTCGATGAAGCAACAAGTGCACTTGATAACGTGATTGAAAAGGAAATTCAATCAGAATTAGATAAATTAATGATTGGTAGAACAACTGTTGTTATTGCACATAGGTTAAGTACAATAAAAAATGTAAATGAAATTATTGTACTTGATAAAAATGGTGTTTCTCAGAGAGGAACATTTAACGAACTTAAAGAAAAAGAAGGTCGTTTTAAAAAATTATATACATTAGGTCTTATGAAATAG
- a CDS encoding PTS lactose/cellobiose transporter subunit IIA, whose translation MSKIDWENISMEMISCIGTSKSNAIMAIRSAKIKEFEKANKLMQEAEIEMTKAHSLHFDIVSREANGEKLDLKLIFIHAEDQMLTTQAIIDLGKEMIEMYKIINK comes from the coding sequence ATGAGCAAAATTGACTGAGAAAATATATCGATGGAAATGATTTCTTGTATTGGAACTTCAAAATCTAATGCAATAATGGCAATTCGTTCAGCAAAAATTAAGGAATTTGAAAAAGCAAATAAATTAATGCAAGAAGCTGAAATTGAAATGACCAAAGCACATAGTCTTCATTTTGATATTGTTTCAAGAGAAGCAAATGGAGAAAAATTGGATTTAAAATTAATTTTTATTCATGCTGAAGATCAAATGCTAACTACTCAAGCTATTATTGATCTTGGAAAAGAAATGATTGAAATGTATAAAATTATAAATAAATAA
- a CDS encoding ROK family protein, which yields MPKAFTIDLGATTAKCAFFENMKIKQTFIFKTINKDKILENIAVEAFKIAKENNINMNELDFIGIAVCGIVDNKTGTVIYSTNLGWKNYPAKKELMKLFNNKNVYVLNDAKSAAYGEWAISLKGKPDSMALFTLGTGVGGGAIFDRKLVFGDNTGLPSEPGHGGGFQSECQCSCGLIGCIEPVSSATGIERKLREIGSKSTGPLGKIYSQLNGDIHIIDIADLVKNGDKEVIKIFENSLEPLAKCISVLIHFFDLSMIVIGGGPSNLGEPLIQIIKEKLKNYVLPDFYSRITIRTAQLGNMVGAWGVYKYGIDNLITKK from the coding sequence ATGCCAAAAGCATTTACAATAGATTTAGGAGCAACAACTGCAAAATGTGCTTTTTTTGAAAATATGAAAATTAAGCAAACTTTTATTTTTAAAACAATAAATAAAGATAAAATACTTGAAAATATTGCAGTAGAGGCGTTTAAAATAGCAAAAGAAAATAACATAAATATGAATGAACTAGATTTCATTGGAATCGCAGTTTGTGGAATAGTTGATAACAAAACTGGAACAGTGATTTATTCAACAAATCTAGGCTGAAAGAATTACCCAGCAAAAAAAGAATTAATGAAGTTATTTAATAACAAAAATGTCTATGTATTAAATGATGCAAAATCTGCTGCTTATGGAGAATGAGCAATTTCTTTAAAAGGGAAGCCAGATTCTATGGCACTATTTACATTAGGAACTGGTGTTGGTGGAGGAGCTATTTTTGATAGAAAATTAGTTTTTGGAGATAACACTGGATTACCAAGTGAACCTGGGCATGGTGGTGGATTTCAATCAGAGTGTCAATGTAGTTGTGGTTTAATTGGTTGTATAGAACCAGTATCATCAGCAACAGGGATTGAAAGAAAATTAAGAGAGATTGGTTCAAAATCTACAGGCCCATTGGGTAAAATATACAGTCAATTAAATGGTGATATTCATATTATTGATATAGCTGATTTAGTTAAAAATGGAGATAAAGAAGTTATTAAAATATTTGAAAATAGCTTAGAGCCATTAGCAAAATGTATTTCAGTATTAATTCATTTTTTTGATTTATCAATGATTGTTATTGGTGGAGGTCCATCAAATTTGGGTGAACCTTTAATTCAAATTATTAAAGAAAAATTAAAAAATTACGTTTTACCAGACTTTTATTCAAGAATAACTATCAGAACAGCTCAATTAGGAAATATGGTTGGAGCTTGGGGAGTTTATAAATATGGTATAGATAATTTAATAACAAAAAAATAA
- a CDS encoding PTS transporter subunit EIIC: protein MQKYEKYPEIFEATKIIKENKVKLKNNKKELFELSNQLHQKKQKLKLVSSTFNKIKKEKQKDIKANFDLSLSIAKYQKTDINKLYDDYEKEIENLDTEYETKKINRIEKNKLDIEETKSKISSIKSQKISMKSKNKELKTKIKRDWIDKKALIKEEHLKLIEQLKTIKSEVSANIYEYRKKYKAESNDLMEKWKKDNNSLANIDYILKRQRKVRRIKRFQNELDQTIYDLSLKINEIRISYENQIREEKLKIKNQKLLIRYNAGKADRLTIKMTVDKVTNASGKLSNWKFMVALKNGFFSLMPLVIVGAVFILINNIVLGAANGGFFNFFYLTADELAILDKFKTVGSYIWNGTYAFFGFLLAGAIAYHLAPYYKVNQWSAAIVAFVAFLIMSPSFWTSIGVFGTSGMFTAMIISILSTVLFGRLSQNEKLKIRMPESVPDGVSKSFNILIPYAISAIFFGMIAFAITWIGQIVGEISIGAETVTFIDLNGLITVAIQKPMVNAVSGFGGMIAIVLLWQVLWFMGIHASGVLSPILEPIQLDGLTQNQQALAEGLDPEYVFTNPFMNNFIFMGGTGGTIGLILVILMFSKRGDYRSMAKVTLIPAIFCINEPLLFGLPLVLNPILFVPFVIGPLLAGAFAYFATTAGIIPYSSVMVPWTTPPILGGILTTKSFMGGIVAAINLVILMGSYTPFILLANKIEQRELLSKFTKKPKLEDINILEKQNKLNHLNS from the coding sequence ATGCAAAAGTATGAAAAATATCCTGAAATTTTTGAAGCAACAAAAATAATTAAAGAAAATAAAGTAAAACTAAAAAATAATAAAAAAGAATTATTTGAATTGTCAAATCAGCTTCATCAAAAAAAGCAAAAATTAAAATTAGTATCTTCAACATTTAATAAAATTAAAAAAGAAAAACAAAAAGATATAAAAGCGAATTTTGATTTATCACTTTCAATTGCGAAATATCAAAAAACTGATATTAATAAACTTTATGATGATTATGAAAAAGAGATTGAAAATTTAGATACAGAATATGAAACAAAAAAAATTAACAGAATTGAAAAAAATAAGTTAGATATAGAAGAAACTAAAAGTAAAATCTCTTCTATAAAAAGTCAAAAGATTTCTATGAAATCAAAAAATAAAGAACTTAAAACAAAAATTAAAAGGGATTGAATAGATAAAAAAGCTTTAATTAAAGAAGAACATTTAAAATTAATTGAGCAATTAAAAACAATTAAGTCAGAAGTTTCAGCTAATATATATGAATATAGAAAAAAATACAAAGCAGAATCTAATGATTTAATGGAGAAATGAAAAAAGGATAATAATAGTCTTGCAAATATTGATTACATTTTAAAACGCCAAAGAAAAGTTAGAAGAATTAAACGATTTCAAAATGAATTAGATCAAACTATTTATGATTTATCTTTAAAAATAAATGAAATCAGAATTTCATATGAGAATCAAATTAGAGAAGAAAAATTAAAAATTAAAAATCAAAAACTTTTAATTAGATATAATGCAGGAAAAGCAGATCGATTGACTATTAAAATGACAGTAGATAAAGTAACAAATGCATCTGGTAAGCTTTCAAACTGAAAATTTATGGTGGCTTTAAAGAATGGATTTTTCTCACTTATGCCATTGGTAATTGTTGGTGCTGTTTTTATTCTAATTAATAATATTGTTTTAGGAGCAGCAAATGGAGGGTTCTTTAACTTCTTTTACCTAACTGCTGATGAACTTGCAATTTTAGATAAATTTAAAACAGTTGGTTCTTATATTTGAAATGGAACTTATGCATTTTTTGGTTTTCTATTAGCAGGAGCAATTGCATATCATTTAGCACCTTATTATAAGGTTAATCAATGGTCAGCTGCTATTGTTGCTTTTGTAGCATTTCTAATTATGAGTCCATCATTTTGAACAAGCATAGGAGTTTTTGGAACTTCTGGAATGTTTACAGCCATGATTATAAGTATTTTATCTACTGTTCTATTTGGTAGGCTTTCACAAAATGAAAAACTTAAGATTAGAATGCCTGAATCAGTACCTGATGGGGTTTCTAAATCATTTAATATTTTAATTCCATATGCTATTTCAGCAATCTTTTTTGGAATGATAGCATTTGCAATTACATGAATTGGTCAAATCGTGGGAGAAATTTCTATTGGAGCTGAAACAGTTACATTTATTGATTTAAATGGTTTGATAACTGTAGCAATTCAAAAACCAATGGTTAATGCAGTTTCAGGATTTGGTGGAATGATTGCTATAGTACTTTTATGACAAGTACTATGATTTATGGGAATTCACGCAAGTGGAGTGCTTTCACCAATATTAGAACCAATTCAATTAGATGGTCTTACTCAAAATCAGCAAGCACTAGCAGAAGGGTTAGACCCTGAATATGTTTTTACAAATCCATTCATGAATAACTTTATATTTATGGGAGGTACTGGTGGTACGATTGGACTAATTCTTGTTATATTGATGTTTTCAAAACGTGGAGATTACAGATCAATGGCTAAAGTTACATTAATACCTGCAATATTCTGTATTAATGAGCCATTACTATTTGGATTACCTTTAGTATTAAATCCAATATTATTTGTACCATTTGTTATTGGACCATTACTAGCAGGAGCTTTTGCTTATTTTGCCACAACAGCGGGAATTATACCATATTCAAGTGTTATGGTTCCATGAACAACACCACCAATACTTGGTGGAATCTTGACAACGAAAAGTTTTATGGGTGGTATTGTAGCTGCAATAAATTTAGTTATATTGATGGGAAGTTATACACCATTCATTTTATTGGCAAACAAAATTGAACAACGTGAATTATTAAGTAAATTCACAAAAAAACCAAAATTAGAAGATATAAATATATTAGAAAAACAAAATAAACTAAATCATTTAAATTCATAA
- a CDS encoding PTS sugar transporter subunit IIB encodes MNKKILLACNAGMSTSILVKNMQNYAFEEDINVEIKAVSINEAKLNGKNWDIVLLGPQVGYELEEMKSYLNMPVFVIEKEDYGKANGEKVLKFALKNCK; translated from the coding sequence ATGAATAAAAAAATACTATTAGCATGTAATGCAGGAATGAGTACTTCAATTTTAGTGAAAAATATGCAAAATTATGCATTTGAAGAGGATATAAATGTTGAAATTAAAGCTGTTTCAATAAATGAAGCAAAACTTAATGGAAAAAATTGAGATATAGTTTTATTAGGACCACAAGTAGGTTATGAATTAGAAGAAATGAAATCATATCTTAATATGCCTGTTTTTGTAATTGAAAAAGAAGATTATGGTAAAGCAAATGGAGAAAAAGTTTTAAAATTTGCTTTAAAAAACTGTAAATAA